One Syngnathoides biaculeatus isolate LvHL_M chromosome 4, ASM1980259v1, whole genome shotgun sequence DNA window includes the following coding sequences:
- the LOC133499311 gene encoding solute carrier family 28 member 3-like, whose protein sequence is MNMTELIAGQKSCKHNRALEAEEQVYIEMDSDIDADEEKSYLHNCSFMLSRKMASVKGFCVRHGDALALLLKLLFAAGWVAMVIAACVLNFRRAVVLLVISSLALFFLVWDWIVGRYGDRIWEGLLPVREWVGVHWIRVRWLMYACALVGLVCWLVLDTAKRGQRQLVSFFGLLLLIFFTMVFSKHPFRWSWQALSCGVGLQFVFGLLVLRNSFGFKALEWLGKFVEKFIGYTDVGSRFIFGDNFQEHFFIFKVMPVLIFLSTVISMLYHVGFMQWLVSKIGFVMEVTMGTSPVESMAAAGNIFLGQTETPLLVRPYIGDLTLSEIHAVMTGGFASIAGTVSGVFISFGVEATHLLTASLMSAPASLAISKTFWPETETPSTKSCRDVKIQGGCTNLLEAASQGAIFAVSLVANVVVNLLSFMALLAFVDDALSWLGAMFDYPQFSFSLMCSYIFMPLAFVMGVSWEDSFVVAELVGIKTFLNEFVAYQKLSTLIKRRKAGGPEYVGDVKQYISVHSETIATYALCGFSNIASLGLSIAAMVSIAPERQRDISSCGLRSLIAGSVSCFMTACVAGTLYIPQVECPHYLNVAFNSTNVTAAAQLLTCCAQLYNSVTVHNPWNFTLKEEFSESSIQACCALTPSPAHFNCSWLF, encoded by the exons ATGAATATGACGGAGTTGATCGCGGGGCAAAAAAGCTGCAAACACAACAGAGCCCTTGAGGCAGAG GAGCAAGTGTACATCGAAATGGACTCGGACATTGATGCGGATGAAGAGAAGTCCTACCTGCACAACTGcagttt CATGCTGTCAAGGAAAATGGCGTCGGTGAAAGGCTTCTGCGTGCGTCATGGAGACGCACTGGCGCTGCTTCTAAAGCTGCTTTTTGCGGCAG GCTGGGTTGCCATGGTGATCGCGGCCTGCGTGCTGAACTTCCGGCGAGCCGTCGTGCTATTGGTCATCTCCTCACTAGCGCTGTTCTTCCTCGTCTGGGATTGGATCGTGGGGCGCTATGGTGACCGGATATGGGAGGGGCTTCTTCCCGTCAGGGAGTGGGTCGGCGTTCACTGGATCCGGGTCAGATG GCTGATGTACGCGTGTGCGCTGGTGGGCCTCGTGTGCTGGCTGGTCCTGGACACGGCCAAGCGAGGGCAAAGACAACTGGTGTCTTTCTTCGGCCTGCTTCTGCTCATCTTTTTCACGATGGTCTTCTCCAAACATCCTTTCAGG TGGTCCTGGCAAGCGTTGTCGTGTGGAGTCGGCCTTCAGTTTGTTTTCGGCCTTCTGGTTCTGAGGAACTCCTTTGGTTTCAAAGCACTGGAGTGGCTCGGAAAATTTGTGgag AAATTCATCGGCTACACAGACGTTGGCTCCCGTTTCATCTTCGGGGACAATTTCCAGGAGCACTTCTTCATCTTCAAG GTGATGCCCGTCTTGATTTTTCTGAGTACCGTCATCTCCATGCTCTACCACGTGGGCTTCATGCAGTGGCTGGTCAGCAAG ATCGGCTTCGTGATGGAGGTTACCATGGGAACGTCTCCGGTGGAATCGATGGCCGCAGCTGGAAATATCTTCCTGGGGCAG ACGGAAACCCCGCTGTTGGTCCGACCCTACATCGGGGACCTCACCTTGTCCGAGATCCACGCCGTGATGACGGGGGGCTTCGCCAGCATCGCCGGCACCGTCTCGGGAGTCTTTATCTCCTTCGGG GTGGAAGCTACGCACTTGTTGACGGCGTCATTGATGTCCGCTCCCGCCTCGCTGGCCATCTCCAAAACTTTCTGGCCGGAGACCGAGACACCCAGCACAAAATCATGTCGCGATGTCAAAATCCAAGG GGGGTGCACGAACCTGCTGGAGGCGGCGTCGCAAGGGGCCATCTTCGCAGTGAGCCTAGTGGCCAACGTGGTGGTCAACCTCTTGTCCTTCATGGCGCTGTTGGCCTTCGTCGACGACGCCCTCTCCTGGCTGGGCGCCATGTTTGACTACCCGCAGTTCAGCTTCTCT CTGATGTGCTCGTACATTTTCATGCCCCTGGCGTTCGTTATGGGAGTGTCGTGGGAGGACAGCTTTGTGGTGGCCGAGCTGGTTGGCATCAAGACCTTTCTCAACGAGTTTGTGGCCTACCAGAAGCTGTCGACGTTGATCAAGAGGCGCAAGGCGGGCGGCCCGGAGTACGTCGGCGACGTAAAGCAATACATTTCG GTCCACTCTGAAACTATCGCCACGTACGCTCTGTGCGGCTTCTCCAACATCGCCTCGCTGGGCTTGTCGATAGCAGCGATGG TGTCAATAGCTCCTGAGAGGCAACGCGACATCTCCTCCTGTGGCCTACGGTCCTTGATCGCAGGCAGCGTTTCCTGCTTCATGACGGCCTGCGTCGCAG GCACGCTGTACATCCCCCAAGTGGAGTGCCCGCACTACCTCAACGTCGCGTTCAACAGCACCAACGTGACGGCAGCCGCACAACTGCTCACCTGCTGCGCACAACTCTACAACAG CGTGACGGTGCACAATCCGTGGAACTTCACCCTGAAGGAGGAGTTCAGCGAGAGCAGCATTCAAGCGTGCTGCGCGCTCACGCCGTCCCCGGCGCACTTCAACTGCAGCTGGCTGTTCTAA